A region of the Stieleria neptunia genome:
CGTTCTCGTCACGGGTGTGCGATAATGCACGCCCGTGGGTCGATGGTAGCCAGTCGATGGGGCGATCAAAACGAATGCCAAAGGTTTGGCATTATTGATCGCTCGAGCAGATTACCCACCCGCAAAACCTTGCCAACGAGTTCAGCAAGCCACCATGTCCAGTTCACCGATCAAGCTCCTGCTTGTTGAAGACGAAGATGATTTCCGCGAAACCTCCGCCCGTTGGATGGAGCGAAAGGGGCATGACGTCAGCGCCGCGGCGAGCGGTGCCGAAGCGTTGGAGTTGTGCGCCCAAGACAGTTTTGACGTTGCCGTGTTCGACATGAACATGCCGGGGATGTCCGGGATGGAACTGTTGCAGCGTGTGCAGCAGGACAAGATCGAGATGGAAGTGATCATCTTGACCGGCCAGGGAACGATCGAGTCCGCGGTCGCGGCGATGAAACTGGGCGCCTGCGATTTTTTGACCAAGCCCTGTTCGCTGGGCGATTTGGAACACCACTGCATGTTGGCCCGGGATCGCGGCCGATTGCGTCGCGAGAACAAACAACTCAAAGCGATCATTTCGCGCAGCCGGCCCGCGCTGGAGCTGGTCGGTGAATCACCGTCAATGCGACAGGTCGTCAAGATGGTGCACAAGGTGGCGCCGACCGACAAGCCGGTGTTGATCCAGGGCGAAAGCGGAACCGGCAAAGAAGTGGTGGCCAGGGCGATCCAACAGAACAGCAAGCTCGGGGACAAACCGTTTGTCACCATCAACTGCGCCGCGCTGCCCGAACAGTTGGTCGAAAGCGAACTGTTCGGCCACCAGAAAGGTTCATTCACCGGCGCGACCTCGGACAAACCCGGTCTGTTTGAGATCGCCGACGGTGGGACGTTGTTCATCGACGAAATCGGCGAGCTGCCGCTGTCGTTGCAGCCCAAATTGCTGCGTGTCTTGGAAGACGGTTCGATGCGTCGGATCGGATCACACAAGGAACGTTTTGTCCGTGTCCGAATCATCGCGGCCACCAACCGAGATCTGACCAAAGAAGTCGAATCGGGGAATTTCCGCGAGGACTTGTTCTACCGGATCAACGTCCTCTCATTGGAATTGCCACCGCTGCGCGAGCGTGAAGGCGACGTGGACCGCTTGGTTGATCACTACTTGCCGGTTCCCTGGCACGTCGACCAGGCCGCCAGGGATGCGCTCAATCGCTACGCTTGGCCGGGAAATGTTCGTCAGTTGATCAACGTGATCCAACGCGCCACGATCCTGGCCGATGGCCATGATGTGACCCTCGATGACCTGCCCTCGGAGATCGCCGATTGTGTCGATGGTGATGTCGAGCGTCATACCACCGACCGCGTCAGCGCCCCCGAGACGGCGGAGACCAGCGATGCCGAATCCGCGTTCAAACCCGACTCGCTCAAACTGGACGACATCGCCAAGGCGCACGTGATGTATGTGTTGGCCAAAGAAAACGGCAACAAGGCCAAGGCGGCACGTGTGCTGGGCATTCACCGACGAAAACTCTATCGCCTGCTGGAACGGTTCAGCTGCAACGAAGCCGAATCCGAAGCCCCGTTGAGCGCGGTCGAGTGACGACTCGCCGCTCCTAGCCATCCACGTTGGCGTCGCCGGTGATTTTGTCTTTGTACAGGGCCAGTCGCCCCAAGGCGTCATCGACGTCGCGTTTGGAGGCGCCGTGGTCCTCCAAGGCATCGGCGAAGTGCCCACAGAATTTGGCGAAGTGCACCGCCGTGATTCCACGCCCGGAGTGAATCCGGGTCAAATCGGCCCCCGAATATTCGGCCGGCCCGTCAAAGGCGGAGGCCAGAAAGTGAAACTGCATCGTCTGCAACCGGTCCATCGAGACGCCATCGAAAAACGGTGCCAATTCCGGGTCGTCGAGGACCCGGGCGTACATCTCCTGGACAATCGCAGCGACGGCGGCGGTGCCACCGAGTCGGTCAAACAGGGCTCGTGATTCGTCGGTCATGGAAATCTCACAGAAGGGGTTCAGCAACGCTCCTGTTGTAACCTCCGGCACCGATTCTGTCAGGAACCAGACCCTTCGACTTTTAGAATGTGCACGGTGGTCTTCAGCACCGAATCCGGGGTCAACGACATGCTGTCGATCCCCTGCTCGACCAAAAACTGGGCAAACTCGGGGTAATCACTGGGCGCCTGGCCGCAGATTCCGATCTTGCGACCGCAACGCTTCGCCTCGGCAATCACGCTGGAAATCATCCGTTTGACCGCTTCGTTTTGCTCATCGAAGACATGGGCCACGATCGCCGAATCGCGGTCCACCCCCAGCGTCAATTGGGTCAGATCGTTCGACCCGATGGAGAATCCGTCGAAGATTTCGGCGAATTGGTCGGCCAGGATCACGTTGCTGGGGATTTCGCACATCACGTAGACCTCCAAGCCGTCTTCGCCACGGACCAAGCCATTCTTTTTCATCTCCGCTTGAACCTTTCTCCCTTCTTCGATGGTGCGGCAGAACGGGATCATCAGCTTGACATTGCTCAGCCCCATGTCGCGGCGGACCCGCAGCGCGGCTTGGCATTCGAGTGCGAACGCGGCTTGAAAACTCTCGTGGTAATAACGCGACGCGCCGCGAAATCCGATCATCGGATTCTCTTCCTTCGGCTCGTAGCGGCGTCCCCCGATCAAGTTTGCGTACTCGTTCGTCTTAAAATCGCTCATGCGAACGATCACGTCTTTGGGATAGAACGCCGCGGCGATCATCGCAATGCCCTCGGACAGGCGATCGATAAAGAACTGCGGCTTGTCGTCATACCCCTGGGTGGCTTGTTCGACCGCGGCCCGGGTGGCGGGATCCAGTTGGTCGAAATCCAGCAAGGCTTGGGGATGCACCTTGACGTAGTTGGAAATGATGAATTCCTCCCGCGCCAACCCCACGCCGTCATTGGGGATTGCCGAGAGCGCGAACGCTTCGTCGGGCGTGGCGACATTCATCATGATTTTGGTTTGGGGGCGGCCGATCGCTCCCAGATCGATCGTTTCGACCTCAAACGCCAACTCGCCGTCGTAAACCACGCCGGCATCCCCGCTGGCGCAGCTGATCGTGACGACCTGGCCATTGCGAAGTCGATCCGTGGCGTCGCCGGTGCCGACGATCGCCGGCAATCCCAGTTCGCGGCTGACGATCGCCGCATGGCAGGTGCGTCCGCCGCGATTGGTGATGATCGCCGCGGCGCGTTTCATCACCGGTTCCCAATCCGGATCGGTCTTGTCGGTGACCAAGATCTCGCCGTCGGCAAACTGCGACAACTCATGGACATCGCGGATCAACCGCACCGGTCCCGAGGCGATCTTCTCGCCGACCGCACGGCCTTCCAATAGTTTCACCCCTTCCGCTTTCAGATGATATCGCTGCAAGGCGTTGACCGATCGTCGCGACTGGACCGTCTCGGGCCGGGCTTGCACGATAAACAATTCGCCGCTGATTCCGTCTTTCGCCCATTCCATATCCATCGGGCAAAACGAACCGCGAACGCGGCTGTAGTGGTCTTCGATGTCGCACGCCCACTGCGCCAGTTGCAGAATGTCGTCGTCGGACAACGCGAATCGTCTCGCCATGTCGTCCGACACCGGAACGTTTTTGACCATCTTGCTGCCACCCAAGTCGTACACCATCTTGATGGCTTTCGACCCCAGCGTGCGTTTCAAAATCGGACGATAGCCCTCCCGCAGCGTCGGTTTAAAGACATAGTATTCATCCGGATTGACGCTCCCCTGGACGACGTTTTCTCCCAGCCCGTAGGCGGCATTGATCAGCACGGCATCACGAAAACCGGTCTCGGTGTCGATCGAAAACATCACCCCCGACGATGCCAGATCCGAACGCACCATTTGCTGGATGCCGATCGACAACGCGACCTGCATGTGGTCAAAACCTTGATCGGTGCGGTACGAGATGGCGCGATCGGTGAACAACGACGCCAGACAACGCCGGCAAGCGTCCAACAGCGATGCCTGACCGCGGACATTCAAATACGTCTCTTGCTGGCCGGCGAAACTGGCGTCCGGTAAATCCTCTGCCGTCGCGCTGCTGCGGACCGCCACGTCGGCCAATTCCCCCCGACCGCTGGACAACACGTGGTAGGCGCTGACGATCGCGTGGGAGAGTTCGTCCGACAGCGGCGTGTCCAAGATCATGTGCCGGATGATTCTGCCGTGATGTTGAAGCGACCCCACGTCCCGGTAATTGATCCCGCTCAAAATCTGTCGAATCTTGTCGTCCAATCCGCTCTCGGACAAATGGCGCCGGTAGGCCGATGCCGTGGTGGCAAACCCGTTGGGAATCCGCACGCCGCGGGGTGTCAATTCGCGATACATCTCGCCCAGCGAGGCGTTCTTGCCGCCCACCACGGCGACATCGTCCATCCCGACCTGGTCGAACCAGCGGATCAAGTCCGTGGCGGATTCTGCTGCCGTACTCATCGTGCATGCCGGGGTTGAATGATGCGAAGGGGGACCGCAGGCACGTCGTGCAATGTGCATACCATCGCGCCGGCGATCGCGTTCCGTCGTGCGCTAGCCGCCTCCGGACGGTGGGGGAACAGGCTGGCATTCTGGCGATCACGACGACGCCCCGGGCTGCAATGTCGGTCTCACGGTAGCCCATCACGCCACTGCGGCGACACCTAGGTCGGAGTAAACGGCCACAGGCCTCCGTGCCGAATCCGCACAGGCGCGACAATCAGCGCGCTTGCCGTAGCAAACTCTTCGCAATCCTTCGCGGATTGATTTTGGCACAAATCATGCAAACCTAGAGGTAGAACCACACTTAGGAATATGGCATGCAACGATTTAAGAACATCTTGGTCTACGCGGGAACGAACGATCCCGAGACGGCAATCAAACGCGCCTTCGAGATCGCCAAGGAGAACAAGGCGGTGGTCACGCTGATGGACGCGATCAAGCCGCTGCCTGGGGCGATCGGGCTGATGACGCATGGGGCCAGTCCGGACGAACTCGAACACCTGATGATCGAGGACCGCGGACAAAAATTGGTCCAACTGGCCAATCAGTTTTGCCGCGAAAGTCTTTCCGTGGAGATCCTGGTTCGTTGTGGCGATCCGGCGCAAGAAATTACCAAACGCGTGCTCGCCGCGGGACACGATTTGGTGATCAAGACGGCCGATGGAGTTTCGACCACGGGGCGGTTGTTCGGCAGCATCGCTCGTTCGCTGCTACGTGTTTGTCCCTGTCCCGTGTGGTTGCTCAAGCCGCTGATCCACCCCGAGTTTAAACAGGTGCTCGCGTCGATCGACATGGATGCCGATGATGAAACCCATTTGAACTTGAACAACGACATTCTCGAGTTGGCTTACGCGATCGCCTTGCGTGACCGCGCCAAACTGCACGTCGTCAGCGTCTGGGACATGTGGATGGAACACGCCCTTCGTCGACGCGCCGGCGACGCGGAAGTCAATGCCGCGTTGGCCAAACGCGAAGCCAAGGTCCGCAAACGACTTGACCGACTGTTGCACGAACCGTTTGCCGACGCCGACGACATCGAAGTCCATCTGCATCGTGGGCCGGCCGCCGCCAACATTCTTGCCGTCGCCGAAACCATCGAAGCCGACTTGGTGGTCATGGGGACGGTCTGTCGGACCGGCGTGGCCGGATTCCTGATCGGCAACACCGCCGAAAGCCTGCTCAGTCAATTGAACTGTTCGGTGCTCGCCCTCAAACCCGAAGGCTTTGAAACGCCGATCCACATCAGCGAAGATGACGAGTCGGTGGACACACTTTTGTTGCCGATGATCTAACCAAACGGATACGTCGAACCAGGTAGGACAATGAGTCACGCCGACGCCACCGCGACCGCCAACCCACCATCCAGCAAAGAACTGGTCGAAGGGCTTCGCAATCCCGAAGCCTATCCGGGGATCCAAGCGGACGAAGTGGAATTGCATCAGACGCACATCTCGTGGGTCTTCCTGGTCGGCGAGTTTGCGTACAAGATCAAAAAGCCGGTTCGCACCGCGTTCTTGGACTATTCATCACTCGAAAAACGCAAACAGTTTTGCAAGCAGGAACTACGGCTGGATCGACGCTTCGCCGCGGAGCTTTACTTGGACGTCGTCCCGCTGACGTGGAGCGCGGGAAAGCCGGTGGTGGAAGGCACGGGGCCGGCGGTGGAGTACGCCGTCAAAATGCGACGGTTTCCGGCCGGCGCGCTGCTCAGTGAACGACTGGACGCCGGCAAACTGACGAGCGACGAAGTCTTCGATCTGGCCCGGCGTGTTGCCGAGTTCCATCAGACTGCCGAACGGCTGCCCGGCGACGCCCATGGCAAACGGCTCGGCTCGATCCACTCGGTCCACCGAAACGCGACCGACAATCTGACCGCACTCAAGGATGCGGTCGCCGGTCCATCGGCCAAGGTCCTCCGCGTGCTCGGCGATTGGACCGGCAAGTTTTTTCAAGAACACCGACACGTGTTCGCGCAGCGAGTCGCCAACGGCTTCATTCGCGAATGCCACGGCGACATGCACTTGGCCAATATCGTCCACTGGAACGACCGTTTGATCCCCTTCGATGGAATCGAGTTCAACGATCAGTTTCGTTGGATCGATGTGCTCAGCGACGCCGCGTTTGCCGCCATGGATTTCGCCGCCCGCGACCGGTTGGATCTGTCCCGCAGTTTCATCAACGCCTACCTGGAACACACCGGCGACCATGCCTCACTGGTCGTGCTCCGGTGGTACCTGGTCTATCGCGCGATGATCCGTGCCAAGGTGGCAGTGATCCGGGCCTCCCAGCCCGGTCTGTCCGACTCCGAGCGGGCCGCGGCGATGCAGGATTGCGAGCACCACATCGAACTGGCTTATCAGTATTCGTTGCGTGACCGCCCCGCATTGTGGATCACGCACGGCGTCAGCGGCAGTGGTAAAACCACCGCCAGCGAATGGATCGTCCAGCGGCACGGTGCGATCCGACTCCGCAGCGACATCGAACGAAAGCGGCATTTCGGAATGCAGCCGACGGATCGTCCCAGCGACCGGCAAAAACGCGCTCTGTACTGTGAAACGGCCGATCATGCGACCTACGAAAGGTTGCGCCGGATGGCGCGTTGCATCCTCCGTTCCGGCCACTCCGTCGTGATCGATGCGACGTTTCTGCGACGGGAAGACCGCCAGATGTTTCAGACCCTGGCCGCGCGCGAATCGGCGACGTTCGGAATCCTGAACTGCCACGCCGAAGAGCAAACGCTGCGGCAGCGGATCAGTGACCGGATCGCCCGCGACGACGACGCCTCGGATGCCAATCTGGACGTCCTGGACCACCAACTGTCCAGCATCGAGCCGCTTTCGGCCGCCGAACAAAACCGCGTGGTCGAGATGCCGAATTAGCGCACGTCCGTCGAGTTGACCGATGGGCCTTGGCACTGCAGGTGTTCGCGGAACGGCGCGAGCGGGCTGTCGGTTTTGTGAGCCGCGACGCGTAAGCGGCCGGGCACTGCGACGTTGCCCGAGGCCTTACGGCCGGCGGCTCACCATTAACTCAGCAGATCCCGACTAAATCGACAGCCCGCGAGCCGCCCGGTCGCAGCTTGAAATACCGGAGGGCTCGCGCCCTGCCGCTAACCAACAACGCTCCGCTTGGCGTTAAAGTAGCAGGCTGAAAGGATGGGGCACTTTGCGGTGGCTGACGGCCCGTCGGCATGCACAGCATGCCCGTCGGCAACCCGTTCACCTTCCCACCGGTCTCGCACAACCAAACGCGCGGGACGCGCAAAAATGCTCAGGTGGTGACGCCACGTCCCACACAGATACTCCAAACTCCATTGCTATGACTGAACATCCACTGAGTCTTGTTTGCTCCGACTGTCTCGCCGTCAATCGTGTGCCGGGCAATCGGCTCAACGACCGACCGATCTGTGGCAAATGCCAAACCCCCTTGCTGCCCGCCAACCCGGTTGAGTTGACCGATCGCTCGTTCGGCAAATTTGTGTCGCGATCCGACGTCCCGGTCCTGGTTGATTTCTGGGCGTCTTGGTGCGGCCCTTGCCGGATGATGGCGCCTTCGTTTGCCGAAGCCGCGGCGGACTTGTCGCCCCGTTTTATCCTCGCCAAGCTGGACACCGATGCCGCCGCGCAGACCGCGGCCCAGTTTTCGCTCTCCGGAATCCCCACGATCATTCTGTTCCATCGCGGATCCGAAATCGCCCGCCAAACCGGCGCGTTGAACACCGCGCAAATCCTTCAATTCGCCCGCTCCAACGCCCCGCCGAGCTGAAACGTCGATCGCTCCGCAGCGCTCGACGTTTTTCGATTCGGGGGCCCCCAAGTTTGCTATCCTACACAGTGCTCTCCCCATCTCCTTGTCTCCGTGTCTCCGTGTCTCCGTGTCTCCCCCCTCTCCCCATCCCCCATCCCCCATGTCCGCACCGATTTCCCTGCTCGATCGTGAACAATACCAACGCGACGGCTTTTTGCTTCGCAAATCGTTGTTCGACGCCCAGGAGATCGATCTTTTGCGTCGATCGGCCCGGGAGGACAAACAACTTGATGATCACGCCTTCGGCCGCGCCGATGGTGAAGGCGGGACGGTACGGTTGTCGCTATGGAATCACCCCGGCCAAGGGATTTATGGAGCCTTCGCCCGCTGCCATCGAATGGTCGATACTGCCGAACAACTGCTCGACGACGAGCCGTATCATTACCATTCCAAAATGATCATGAAGGATGCCCGCGTCGGCGGCGCCTGGGCGTGGCACCAGGACTACGGGTACTGGTACGCCAACGGGGTGCTCACACCGAACCTGGTCAGCGCCTTCATCGCCGTCGATCCGGCCACGCGGGAAAACGGTTGTTTGCAAGTCATCCGGGGTTCCCATCATTGTGGCAGGGTCCATCACCAATTGACCGGCGATCAGGCCGGTGCGGATGTTGAACGCGTTGGAGAGATCCTGAAACGCATGGAATTGATCTATGTCGAAATGGATCCCGGCGACGTGCTCTTCTTTCATTCCAATCTGTTGCATCGCAGTGACCAAAACAAATCTGCCGACCCGCGCTGGTCCATGATTTGTTGCTACAACGCGAAATCCAACGACCCCTACAAGGACTCGCACCACCCCCGCTACACGCCGATTGATCGTTTGCAGGATTCGGCGATCAAACAGATCGGTATCAAGCGATTCGATGCAGACACCGCGGAGGCGGCATTTTTGGATCCCAACCACGACGCCAGCGCCAAGTCGCTCCGGGACGAGTAACCGTTCGATGCCCCAACGATCCGCTTCGGAAGCATCCGCCCGCGCAGCACTCGATTACCTGCCGACGCTCCCCGACCGTCTGGACGTCGGCATCGGCTGTATCGGCGCGGGATTCATCATGGCCGATTGCCATCTGGTGGCCTATCGCGCCGCCGGCTTGCAACCGATCGCCATCAGTTCGCGAACGATCGACAACGCCCGGCAGGTTGCCCAGCGGCATGCGATCGAATCGGTGTATTCGAGCTACCAGCAATTGCTGCAAGACCCGCGCGTCGCAGTCGTCGACATCGCGGTCCCTCCCGATTGTCTGCTGGACGTCGTCCGCGAAGTCGTCCGGCACAAACAGATCCGCGGCATCCTGGCACAAAAGCCGCTCGGCGTTTGTCTCGATCAAGCCCGACAGATCGTGCGATTGTGCCGCGACGCCGGAATCACGTTGTGCGTCAACCAAAACATGCGCTACGACCAATCCGTTCGGGTCTGCCACCGACTGATCGCGCGGGGCGATTTGGGCGATCCGGTGCTGGCAACGATCGACACCCGTGCGATCCCCCACTGGATGCCCTGGCAAGAACGACAGGGCTGGGTCACCTGCCGAATCCTGTCGATCCACCATTTGGACACGATGCGTTTTTGGTTCGGCAATCCACAACGAGTCTACGCCAGCTTTCGCACCGATCCACGCACCCGATTCAAACATACCGATGGGATCGGGCTGTACATCTTGGAATACGCATCGGGCTTACGTTGCATGATCTGTGACGACGTCTGGGCCGGACCGGTCCGCGAGGGCGCCGCCGAGGCCATCGGCATCACCTACCGAGTCGAAGGCACCCGCGGATTAGCGCTCGGCGAAATCGGTTGGCCCAAGTATCCCCAGCGGACCCCCAGCACCCTGCAGTACAGCACGACAGCGACGGGCACCTGGCAGCGTC
Encoded here:
- the ppsA gene encoding phosphoenolpyruvate synthase, with amino-acid sequence MSTAAESATDLIRWFDQVGMDDVAVVGGKNASLGEMYRELTPRGVRIPNGFATTASAYRRHLSESGLDDKIRQILSGINYRDVGSLQHHGRIIRHMILDTPLSDELSHAIVSAYHVLSSGRGELADVAVRSSATAEDLPDASFAGQQETYLNVRGQASLLDACRRCLASLFTDRAISYRTDQGFDHMQVALSIGIQQMVRSDLASSGVMFSIDTETGFRDAVLINAAYGLGENVVQGSVNPDEYYVFKPTLREGYRPILKRTLGSKAIKMVYDLGGSKMVKNVPVSDDMARRFALSDDDILQLAQWACDIEDHYSRVRGSFCPMDMEWAKDGISGELFIVQARPETVQSRRSVNALQRYHLKAEGVKLLEGRAVGEKIASGPVRLIRDVHELSQFADGEILVTDKTDPDWEPVMKRAAAIITNRGGRTCHAAIVSRELGLPAIVGTGDATDRLRNGQVVTISCASGDAGVVYDGELAFEVETIDLGAIGRPQTKIMMNVATPDEAFALSAIPNDGVGLAREEFIISNYVKVHPQALLDFDQLDPATRAAVEQATQGYDDKPQFFIDRLSEGIAMIAAAFYPKDVIVRMSDFKTNEYANLIGGRRYEPKEENPMIGFRGASRYYHESFQAAFALECQAALRVRRDMGLSNVKLMIPFCRTIEEGRKVQAEMKKNGLVRGEDGLEVYVMCEIPSNVILADQFAEIFDGFSIGSNDLTQLTLGVDRDSAIVAHVFDEQNEAVKRMISSVIAEAKRCGRKIGICGQAPSDYPEFAQFLVEQGIDSMSLTPDSVLKTTVHILKVEGSGS
- a CDS encoding sigma-54-dependent transcriptional regulator, whose protein sequence is MSSSPIKLLLVEDEDDFRETSARWMERKGHDVSAAASGAEALELCAQDSFDVAVFDMNMPGMSGMELLQRVQQDKIEMEVIILTGQGTIESAVAAMKLGACDFLTKPCSLGDLEHHCMLARDRGRLRRENKQLKAIISRSRPALELVGESPSMRQVVKMVHKVAPTDKPVLIQGESGTGKEVVARAIQQNSKLGDKPFVTINCAALPEQLVESELFGHQKGSFTGATSDKPGLFEIADGGTLFIDEIGELPLSLQPKLLRVLEDGSMRRIGSHKERFVRVRIIAATNRDLTKEVESGNFREDLFYRINVLSLELPPLREREGDVDRLVDHYLPVPWHVDQAARDALNRYAWPGNVRQLINVIQRATILADGHDVTLDDLPSEIADCVDGDVERHTTDRVSAPETAETSDAESAFKPDSLKLDDIAKAHVMYVLAKENGNKAKAARVLGIHRRKLYRLLERFSCNEAESEAPLSAVE
- a CDS encoding phytanoyl-CoA dioxygenase family protein; this translates as MSAPISLLDREQYQRDGFLLRKSLFDAQEIDLLRRSAREDKQLDDHAFGRADGEGGTVRLSLWNHPGQGIYGAFARCHRMVDTAEQLLDDEPYHYHSKMIMKDARVGGAWAWHQDYGYWYANGVLTPNLVSAFIAVDPATRENGCLQVIRGSHHCGRVHHQLTGDQAGADVERVGEILKRMELIYVEMDPGDVLFFHSNLLHRSDQNKSADPRWSMICCYNAKSNDPYKDSHHPRYTPIDRLQDSAIKQIGIKRFDADTAEAAFLDPNHDASAKSLRDE
- a CDS encoding universal stress protein, translated to MQRFKNILVYAGTNDPETAIKRAFEIAKENKAVVTLMDAIKPLPGAIGLMTHGASPDELEHLMIEDRGQKLVQLANQFCRESLSVEILVRCGDPAQEITKRVLAAGHDLVIKTADGVSTTGRLFGSIARSLLRVCPCPVWLLKPLIHPEFKQVLASIDMDADDETHLNLNNDILELAYAIALRDRAKLHVVSVWDMWMEHALRRRAGDAEVNAALAKREAKVRKRLDRLLHEPFADADDIEVHLHRGPAAANILAVAETIEADLVVMGTVCRTGVAGFLIGNTAESLLSQLNCSVLALKPEGFETPIHISEDDESVDTLLLPMI
- a CDS encoding Gfo/Idh/MocA family protein, whose protein sequence is MPQRSASEASARAALDYLPTLPDRLDVGIGCIGAGFIMADCHLVAYRAAGLQPIAISSRTIDNARQVAQRHAIESVYSSYQQLLQDPRVAVVDIAVPPDCLLDVVREVVRHKQIRGILAQKPLGVCLDQARQIVRLCRDAGITLCVNQNMRYDQSVRVCHRLIARGDLGDPVLATIDTRAIPHWMPWQERQGWVTCRILSIHHLDTMRFWFGNPQRVYASFRTDPRTRFKHTDGIGLYILEYASGLRCMICDDVWAGPVREGAAEAIGITYRVEGTRGLALGEIGWPKYPQRTPSTLQYSTTATGTWQRPHWDQVWFPDAFLGPMAELLVALENGVDPALSGEDNLATMALVDACYQSAAEHRAVELDL
- a CDS encoding bifunctional aminoglycoside phosphotransferase/ATP-binding protein, which codes for MSHADATATANPPSSKELVEGLRNPEAYPGIQADEVELHQTHISWVFLVGEFAYKIKKPVRTAFLDYSSLEKRKQFCKQELRLDRRFAAELYLDVVPLTWSAGKPVVEGTGPAVEYAVKMRRFPAGALLSERLDAGKLTSDEVFDLARRVAEFHQTAERLPGDAHGKRLGSIHSVHRNATDNLTALKDAVAGPSAKVLRVLGDWTGKFFQEHRHVFAQRVANGFIRECHGDMHLANIVHWNDRLIPFDGIEFNDQFRWIDVLSDAAFAAMDFAARDRLDLSRSFINAYLEHTGDHASLVVLRWYLVYRAMIRAKVAVIRASQPGLSDSERAAAMQDCEHHIELAYQYSLRDRPALWITHGVSGSGKTTASEWIVQRHGAIRLRSDIERKRHFGMQPTDRPSDRQKRALYCETADHATYERLRRMARCILRSGHSVVIDATFLRREDRQMFQTLAARESATFGILNCHAEEQTLRQRISDRIARDDDASDANLDVLDHQLSSIEPLSAAEQNRVVEMPN
- a CDS encoding group I truncated hemoglobin; this encodes MTDESRALFDRLGGTAAVAAIVQEMYARVLDDPELAPFFDGVSMDRLQTMQFHFLASAFDGPAEYSGADLTRIHSGRGITAVHFAKFCGHFADALEDHGASKRDVDDALGRLALYKDKITGDANVDG
- the trxA gene encoding thioredoxin; amino-acid sequence: MTEHPLSLVCSDCLAVNRVPGNRLNDRPICGKCQTPLLPANPVELTDRSFGKFVSRSDVPVLVDFWASWCGPCRMMAPSFAEAAADLSPRFILAKLDTDAAAQTAAQFSLSGIPTIILFHRGSEIARQTGALNTAQILQFARSNAPPS